Proteins from one Blastocatellia bacterium genomic window:
- a CDS encoding HNH endonuclease produces MRNEIISYMEMCMREGQSLQRGMNYSVGGTHSVLLMSLRPGSPYDDALTDGGSTLLYEGHDVPRSLRFAQPKLLDQPEYLPSGKLSENGKFHKAAQEFKAGKRGPERVRVYEKIKAGIWSYNGIFHLVDSWKEDAGKRRVFKFKLIAVEGEEDFSKPASSAPVRGRLIPSSVKLQVWIRDGGKCTVCESDEDLHFDHIIPYSKGGSSAMAENVQILCAKHNLEKSDNIQ; encoded by the coding sequence TGAACTACAGCGTCGGGGGCACTCACTCAGTTCTTCTGATGTCATTGCGCCCAGGCTCTCCTTATGACGATGCATTAACAGATGGCGGATCGACTCTGTTATATGAGGGCCATGATGTGCCTAGGAGTCTGCGGTTCGCACAGCCTAAGCTTTTGGATCAGCCAGAATACTTGCCATCTGGAAAGCTTAGTGAGAACGGAAAGTTCCATAAAGCCGCGCAGGAGTTCAAAGCTGGCAAAAGAGGGCCTGAAAGAGTTCGTGTCTATGAAAAGATCAAAGCAGGCATTTGGTCATACAATGGGATATTCCATTTAGTGGATTCATGGAAAGAGGACGCAGGAAAACGGAGAGTGTTCAAGTTTAAGTTAATAGCAGTGGAGGGCGAAGAAGATTTCTCTAAGCCTGCTTCGTCCGCTCCAGTCCGCGGCAGGCTGATCCCTTCTTCTGTGAAACTCCAGGTATGGATTAGAGATGGCGGTAAATGCACTGTATGTGAGTCTGATGAGGACTTACATTTTGACCATATAATCCCGTACTCTAAAGGTGGCTCGTCCGCAATGGCAGAAAACGTCCAGATATTATGTGCCAAGCATAATCTGGAAAAGAGCGACAACATTCAATAG